In Xyrauchen texanus isolate HMW12.3.18 chromosome 35, RBS_HiC_50CHRs, whole genome shotgun sequence, one DNA window encodes the following:
- the LOC127629085 gene encoding fidgetin-like protein 2, translated as MLSWVSLQNYNHNRDQVHRMLSPIVPYSLLKMHWNPEHAQPLSQWPEQHLDVSSTTSSPAHKSELYPSRSRGSNSYAWANDDISALTASNLLKRYAEKYSGMLDSPYERPAMGAYPEPGVFGALNVGQKSELEPWPLTHSTDGPYPLVLASSHDGLTGPKVVPTSAGPPGSGSVSAVNSNISDSGYSGSSSCSGPHSSDYPPSYNGTYISSGYCPQPSSALPPASLHALQSNPTLLPSYTPSAPVYNYPPSTYPHQASLAPSYSHQPAPYIPSAIAAPSPLPSRPTVVGGSYGYQNSSLGGSDPGGSLKRKAFEMNLEEEDGESSRYRKYSYDPMKDGGDSPYGVTDKAECRGNSFGTASTDPQAFKPSKPSSQSSLEGDEVGKYSGLKPLISPPYGAAGDYSPPAAMTGENGGGEQAFSQQCSQKRSDPLKNMEPRMMELVRRELQDCSPAVLWNELAGYCHIKAALEEDLMWPVLRSNPAIGPPRTILLFGPQGGGKTKLVRSMASQLGATFYRLSGVTLASKLKGEAEQLLVTLFSVARQPAVVLLSEVESIEEEGLRQQLQAQLEKTQHGQTNLVLVVCTTRRPDLIKDSLLRCFSKRYHVGLPDGSTRRQVLLQALAPQGCSLSEREMAAVLQRSEGFSIWELLQLCQQALASASASTPVPLHGLPAPLSSPAFQDFENAFCKVRPQSTPKELDTCMEWSKVYSR; from the coding sequence GCTTGTTGAAGATGCACTGGAACCCGGAGCATGCCCAGCCCCTGAGCCAGTGGCCTGAGCAGCATTTGGACGTGTCCTCCACCACTTCATCCCCTGCCCACAAGTCTGAGCTGTACCCCAGCCGCAGCCGTGGCTCCAACAGCTATGCTTGGGCCAATGACGACATCTCAGCCCTTACAGCCTCCAACCTGCTAAAACGCTATGCTGAGAAATATTCAGGCATGCTAGACTCACCGTATGAGCGCCCTGCTATGGGCGCATACCCTGAGCCGGGGGTATTCGGGGCCCTCAATGTAGGCCAGAAAAGTGAACTTGAACCTTGGCCTCTCACTCACAGCACTGATGGGCCATACCCATTAGTGCTTGCTTCCTCACATGATGGTCTGACGGGACCAAAGGTGGTACCCACATCAGCAGGCCCACCAGGCTCAGGCAGTGTGTCAGCAGTTAACAGCAACATTTCGGACTCAGGCTACAGTGGGAGCAGCTCCTGCAGTGGTCCCCATTCCAGTGACTACCCCCCCAGTTACAACGGCACCTACATCTCATCAGGATACTGTCCCCAACCCAGCTCAGCACTTCCACCAGCCTCGCTACATGCCCTCCAGTCTAACCCCACACTTCTCCCCAGTTATACGCCTTCGGCCCCTGTGTACAACTACCCCCCTAGCACCTACCCACATCAAGCTAGCCTTGCTCCCAGCTACTCCCACCAACCAGCCCCTTACATCCCCTCTGCCATAGCCGCCCCTTCTCCACTTCCTTCAAGACCCACGGTGGTTGGAGGCAGCTATGGTTATCAGAACAGCAGTCTAGGGGGCTCAGATCCTGGGGGCTCTCTGAAAAGGAAAGCATTTGAGATGAACCTGGAAGAGGAAGATGGAGAGAGCTCACGCTATAGGAAATATAGCTATGACCCAATGAAAGATGGGGGAGATTCTCCTTATGGTGTCACTGATAAAGCAGAGTGCCGCGGGAATAGCTTTGGAACAGCCAGCACGGATCCTCAAGCCTTTAAACCCAGCAAACCTTCATCCCAGTCTAGTCTAGAAGGAGATGAAGTGGGAAAGTACAGTGGACTAAAGCCATTGATTTCACCACCATATGGAGCGGCAGGGGACTACAGCCCTCCAGCAGCCATGACTGGTGAGAATGGAGGTGGAGAACAGGCCTTCTCCCAGCAATGTTCTCAGAAGCGCTCAGATCCCCTGAAAAACATGGAGCCCCGGATGATGGAGCTGGTAAGAAGGGAGCTGCAGGATTGCAGCCCAGCTGTACTTTGGAATGAACTGGCTGGTTATTGTCACATCAAAGCTGCACTTGAAGAGGACCTCATGTGGCCTGTTCTGCGGTCCAACCCTGCCATCGGCCCACCCAGAACCATCCTGCTGTTCGGCCCACAAGGAGGGGGCAAAACCAAACTGGTGCGGTCCATGGCATCTCAACTGGGTGCCACCTTCTACAGGCTAAGTGGTGTTACATTGGCCTCTAAATTGAAGGGAGAGGCAGAGCAACTCTTGGTCACCCTGTTCTCAGTGGCCCGACAGCCTGCAGTGGTTTTGCTGAGCGAGGTGGAGTCCATCGAGGAGGAAGGGCTTAGACAGCAACTGCAGGCCCAGTTAGAGAAGACCCAGCATGGTCAGACCAACCTGGTTCTGGTGGTATGCACCACAAGACGGCCTGACTTGATCAAAGATTCCCTTCTGCGCTGCTTCTCCAAGCGCTACCACGTAGGCCTGCCAGATGGGAGCACACGCAGACAGGTCCTTCTGCAGGCGCTGGCGCCCCAAGGCTGCAGTCTAAGTGAAAgggagatggcagcagtgctgCAACGTTCAGAAGGCTTCTCTATCTGGGAGCTGCTGCAGCTGTGCCAGCAGGCCCTGGCATCAGCTTCTGCCTCTACACCCGTGCCTCTGCATGGCCTCCCTGCCCCCCTGTCCTCCCCTGCCTTTCAAGACTTTGAAAATGCTTTCTGTAAGGTACGCCCACAAAGCACCCCCAAAGAACTGGACACTTGTATGGAGTGGAGCAAAGTTTATAGCCGCTGA